A window of Streptomyces broussonetiae genomic DNA:
CCGACCCGCATGGAAATGTCCCTTCGCCGCGGTTCCCTGATGCTCAGTCACGGACTGTCAGCCACGCTAACGGTGACCCAGGTCACATCGGGAGAGGCGGGACGGGTGATTCCGGGGCATTCGGTTACTCGTCGTCGAGCCCGCGCTCTATGGCGTACCGCACCAGCTCGACCCGGTTGTGCAGTTGGAGCTTGCCGAGGGTGTTCTGGACGTGGTTCTGCACCGTGCGGTGGGAGATGACGAGGCGTTCGGCGATCTGCTTGTAGCTCAGGCCCTTGGCGACCAGGCGCAGCACCTCCGTCTCCCGGTCCGTCAGCCGGGGCGCGCCGGGCTCGTCGGTGTCGGGCGCCGGCGCGGGCTCGGAGGCCAGGCGGCGGTACTCGCCGAGGACCAGTCCGGCGAGGCCCGGCGTGAACACCGGGTCGCCGACGGCGGTACGGCGCACCGCGTCCACCAGGTCATCGGTGGAGGCCGACTTGAGCAGATAGCCGGTCGCGCCGGACTTCACCGCCTCCAGGACGTCGGCGTGCTCGCCGCTCGCGGACAGGACGAGCACGCGCAACGCCGGGTTGTGGCCGACGAGTTCCTTGCACACCTGGACGCCGGGCTTGGCGGGCAGGTTGAGGTCCAGGACGAGGACGTCGGGGGCGGCGGCCCTGGCACGGCGGACCGCCTGCTCGCCGTCTCCGGCGGTGGCGACCACCTCGAAGCCGGACTCGGCCAGGTCCCGGGCGACCGCGTCGCGCCACATGGGGTGGTCGTCCACCACCATGACCCTGATCGGGTCCTGCTGCTCACTCATCGACGCCCCGCCTTCGCGTTCTTGGGTACCTTCAGTTCCACTTCCGTGCCCTGCCCGGGGACGGAGACGAGTTCCGCGCTGCCGCCCAGATCGCGCAGCCGGCCACGGATGGACTGGGCGACCCCGAGCCGGCCCTCGCCCTCGGCCTGGGCGAGCCGGCCCTCGGGAATCCCGGGGCCGTCGTCCCGGACGGTCACGACGATCCCGTCCGGCTCGTCCTCGACCAGGATCCAGGCCCGAGCCGCCTCGCCCGCGTGGCTGCGTACGTTGTCCAGGGCGGCCCCGACCGCGGCGGCCAGCTCCCGCGCGGCCGGCCCGGGCAGCTCGACCGGCGCGCCCGGTTCCGCCAGGCTCACCCGGGCACCCGCGAAGGACACCAGCAGCGCCCGCAGATCCACCGCGCCCTCGTCGTCCGGCTCCTCGACGGCCCGTACGACGGCTCCCGCGGCGGCGTCGTCGGACACCCGGGAGACGGGCACCAGGCCGCCGGAGACCAGCGCGCGCAGCGCCACCTCCTGCTCGCCTGCGAGCCGCCCCAGCTCCGCCGCCTCGCCGCCGAGGACCGCGCCGCGCCGCTGCACCATCGCCAGCACCTGCAGCACGCCGTCGTGGATGTCCCGGGCCAGCCGCTCCCGCTCCCGGGTCGCGGCCTCGATCTCCAGGGCACGGGCGAGGGTGCGCTCGGAGGCGCGGGCGACCTCCACGACGTAGCCGATGGCGAGGGAGGCCACCCAGACGAGGATCAGGCTGTGCACGGTGTCCCGGGCGGGATGGCCGCGTTCGAGCAGGTTGGCCAGCGCGACCGGCGTGGAGGCGACGGCGGCCCAGCGCCAGCCGCCCTTGATCGCGAAGGCCAGCACCGCACCGGCGGTCCATATCGACGGCAGAGTGGGACCGCCCGCGATCCGCTGGTGGCTGTCGGCGAGCGGGGTGACCAGGACGCCGGTGAGAGCGATGGTCAGGTCGGCGGCCAGGAAGCGCCTGGTGCAGCTCGCCGCGTTGCGCACGCGCGGGAGGGTGGCGAGGGTCCAGACGAACAGGACGGCGAAGTAGCAGACGGCGACCCAGGGGCGCACGTAGAGGTGGTACCTGGTGGCGCCCAGGCAGATCGCGTACAGCATGGTCAGGACGCGGTAACCGGCGAGCGCGCGCCACAGCGGCAGCTCGACCGACATCCGCATCACACGCTCACGCCTGGGCATCTCCCCCGGTCCCCCGCCCCTCGGTCAGGCCTCCGTGGCCTCTGTCTTCTGCTCGGTCTCCCTGGCCTTCTCGGCCTCCTTGGCCGCCTTCGCCGCATCCGCGATCTGCCGCTTGGCCGCGGTCGCGTACATGTCGACGTACTCCTGGCCGGAGAGCTTCATGATCTCGTACATGACCTCGTCGGTCAGGGCGCGCAGGACGAAGCGGTCGTGCTCCATGCCGACGTAGCGGCTGAAGTCCAGCGGCTTGCCGATCCGGATGCCGGGGCGCATCAGCTTGGGCATCACCTTGCCGGGCGGCTGGATCTTCTCGGTGTCGATCATCGCCACGGGGATGACCGGCGCGCCGGTGGCGAGCGCCACGCGCGCGAGGCCGCCGGGCTTGCCCCGGTAGAGCCGGCCGTCGGGCGAGCGGGTGCCCTCGGGGTAGATGCCGAACAGCTCGCCCCGCTCCAGCACCTCTATGCCGCTCTTGATCGCGGCCTCGCCGGCGCCGCGCGCCCCGGAGCGGTCCACCGGCAGCTGTCCGACACCCTTGAAGAAGGCCGCCGTCAGCCGGCCCTTCACACCGGGAGTGGTGAAGTACTCGGCCTTCGCGATGAAGGTGACCTTGCGGTCCAGGACCGCGGGCAGGAAGAACGAGTCCGAGAAGGACAGGTGATTGCTCGCCAGAATGGCCGCGCCCTCGGCCGGGATGTTCTCCAGCCCCTCCACCCAGGGCCTGAAGGCGACCTTCAGCGGCCCTCCGATGGCGACCTTCATCGTGCCGTACAACACCCGTGTGCCTCCCGTTTCCGTCGAACAGACCTTAACCCGGAGGACCGTCAATGGACCCGACGACCCTGGTCGGTGTCAGTGCGGTCGCGTACGGTGAAGCACATCCACGCGTTTCCTCACGCCTCTGCCGGCCAGCGGACCGTCACAGGCCCTTCCCAAGGAACAGGAGAGTCGAAGGTGCCGGTTCTCCCCGGAGCCGAGCCGTACCGCCACGAGGGCGGGGAGGTGGGGGTCATCCTCTGCCACGGCTTCACCGGCTCGCCCCAGTCGCTGCGCCCCTGGGCGGAGCACCACGCGGCCCACGGCCTGACCGTGTCGCTGCCGCTGCTGCCCGGGCACGGCACCCGCTGGGAGGACATGCAGGTCACGGGCTGGCAGGACTGGTACGCGGAGGTGGACCGCGAGCTGCGCCTGCTGTCCGAGCGCTGCTCCCGGGTGTTCGTCGCGGGCCTGTCGATGGGCGGTGCACTGGCCCTCAGGCTCGCGGCCCGGCACGGCGCGCGGGTCACGGGCGCGGTGGTCGTCAACCCGGCGAACAAGGTGCACGGCCTGTCGGCGTACGCCCTTCCGGTGGCCCGCCATCTCGTGCGCACGACGAAGGGCATCGCCAGCGACATCGCCAAGGAGGGCGCGGCGGAGCTGGGCTACGACCGGGTGCCGCTGCACGCCGCGCACTCGCTGCGGGTGTTCCTGCGCCGGCTGGACGGCGAGCTGCCCCAGGTCACCCAGCCGTTGCTGCTGCTGCGCAGCGCGCAGGACCATGTCGTCCCGGCCGTCGACTCCGCCCGGGTGCTGAGCCGGGTGTCGTCCACGGACGTGACGGAGATCGTGCTGGAACAGAGTTACCACGTGGCGACGTTGGACGAGGATGCGGACCGGATCTTCGAGGAGAGCCTCGCTTTCATCGGCCGGCTCGCGCCCGGTGTGGGCAAGGACGGCAAGGAAGGGACGGCCGCAGTTGGCTGAGCACGACTCGGACCGCGAGGGTCGCGAGCCGGACGACCAGGGGGCGCCCTTCGACGAGGACGCCGCCTGGCGGGCCATCGTCGCCGGGTTCGGCGAGGAGCCGCCGGACCCGCCGGGCGCCAAGCCCTTCAAGCCGGTGGAGGACCTCGCGCTCCTGGAGAAGGACACCGCGGCGGACACCCCGCAGGACGGCAGGAGTGAGAAGGACGACTCCGCCGGTCCGCCGCCCGCCCGCCCGCTGGGCAGCTCGGTCACCTTCGCGCCCGGCATCGGCCCGCGCGACCACAAGGCTCCGGAGCCCTCCGAGGACGACTTCGACGAGGACGACGAGGGCCACTTCGTCCCGCCGGAGCCGCCTCCGCTGCCGACCGCGGACACCACGGCCAAGTTCGCCTGGCTCGGTGTGGTCGGCGGCCCGGTGCTGCTTCTGCTGGCGGTCCTGCTCGGCTGGGACATGACGTGGTGGCTGACCACCCTGGGCATCGGCGGCTTCCTCGGTGGCTTCGCCACGCTGGTGGTGCGGATGCGCACGGACGACGAGGACGACGACCCGGGCCGCGGAGCGGTGGTCTGAGAACGTGGTTCCGACCCGCCTGAACTTTGTACAAGTGTCGGGCGGGTCACCTATCGTGTGCGCATGCCGCGCGACACGCTCACCCCGGAACAGATCGTCCGGACCGCCGTGCAACTCCTGGACGACGAGGGGCTCGAGGGCCTGAACATGCGCAGCCTGGGCCAACGGCTCGGGGCCGCGGCGACCGCCGTGTACTGGCATGTGAAGAACAAGGACGACCTCGTGCTGCTCGCCGCGGACCGGGTGTGGCACGAGGTCGAACTGCCGGAGTTCGACGCGGCCGACTGGCACGGCGTGGTCACGGCCCTGGCCGACGGGCTGCACGCGATGCTGCTGCGGCATCCATGGCTGGTGCAGGCCTTCTCCTCGCACCTGCTGCACGGCACCGGAAAGGCGCGCTACGACGACCGGTTGCTCGGGGCGTTCGAGACCGCCGGGTTCTCACCGCAGGAGGCGGACCGGGCGGCGGGGGCGGTGTTCACCTATGTGCTGGGCAACGCGTTCGGCGCCTCTGCCACGGCCTCGCTGACGCGCAAGCTGCGGCGGTCGGGGGTGGACGCCGAGCAGGGGTTCACCCAGACGCTGGCCAAGGCGGCGCAGGCGGCGGAGCCGTTTCCCCGGCTGCGGGAGCGGATCGACACGTCCGCAGCCAGGCGGTACGCGGACGCGGCGGACAGCAGCTACGAGCTGGGGCTGCGGGCGCTTCTCGACGGCCTTCGCCCGGGCGGCACCGGGTCCTGACGGCGGCGCTACGCCGACGCGCTACGGACGTGCCGTCCGGCTGAAAAGGCGGCCGGCCAGGTCGATCCCGGTCACCGCGCCGTCGGCGCCGCGGGAGAAGTACCCGCGCTGTCCGCGCAGGCCGCCCTCCGTGATGACGTACTCGTCGCCGGCGCCGGGGAGGAAGCCGATCCCGGCCGGCGGGTAGTCCGGGGGCATGTCCGCCTCGGAGGCCGCCCGGATGTCCGGCTTGATGCCCACCGCCAGGGTGAGCCGGCCGGCGTCGACCGCGACGTCGAGGTACATGGCGTCGATCTCGTACCCCCCGGCGACCTCCCGCGCCCGCTCCTCGTCGTGGGGCAGCGGCTCGGGCTCGGACTCGGTCAGACCGAGATACAGCTCCAGCGCCCGCTTGAGCACCGCCTGGTTGAGGAGGTAGCCGTCCGGACCGGCGTTGGCCAGGCAGACGACGGCGAAGTCCCGCTCCGGCACCAGCAGCAGCTCGGCGAACTGCCCGTTGCCCGAGCCTCCGTGGCCGACCGTGCGCACACCCTCCACGTCCCGCAGGAACCAGCAGATGCCCAGGCCGTCCCCGAGTGTGCTGCCGCGCAGTTCGACCGTGGGCCGCCGCATGCGCTCGAGCGTCCGTGCCGTCAACACCCCTTCTCCGTCGCCCAGTTGGAAGCAGGCCCAGCGCAGCAGGTCGCTCATCGAGGAGACGATGCCGCCGCCGGGGTTGTTGGCGCGGGCGCCGGCCCGCCAGGACTTCCAGGGGCGGGCGGGCGTCAGGGTGCCGTCCTTGGCGCGGTTGTGTCCCACGGCGAAGCGGCGGACCACGACGTCGTCCAGGTCGAAGACGGTGTCGGTCAGTCCCAGCGGCTCCAGCACCAGTTCGGCCAGCGCCTTCTCGAACGGCAGGCCGGTGACCTTCTCCACCACCCGGCCGGCCAGGTTGTAGCCGGCCTGGCTGTAGGAGGCGCGGGCGCCGGGCGGCGCGATCTGCGGCAGCCGGTCCAGCTGGGCGACGAAGACCGCGAGCGAGCCGTCGCCCTCGTCGGCGTCGACCAGGTTCCAGTCCAGACCCGCCGTGTGGTTGAGCAGGTTCAGTACGGTGATCCGGGCGGCGGCCTCCTCGTCGGCGAGGCGCAGCTCGGGGACGTACCGCCGGACCGGCGCTTCGAGGTCCACCCGGCCCTGCTCGACCAGGCGCATCAGCGCGGTCGCCGTGAAGGTCTTGGTCACCGAGGCGAGCGGGAAGAGCGTGTGCTCGTCGATCGGCAGGGGGTGCTCGGCGTGCGTCACGCCGTGGCTGATGCGGATCTCCCGGCCACCGGTCAGCACGGCTACGGCGGCCCCCGGTATCCCGTACTCCCTCGCTGTCGCCGCCACGAACTCCGACAGCGCTTCCGACAGCTCCGTCGACTCACGCTTCCCCGACATCAGGGCCCCCTTCCGGGTACTTGAACTAAGTACAGGAAGGACTGTAGGGCGGGCACGGAAGGACGCACAAGAGGTTTCCTGCACTTAGTTCAAGTGGAGGTTGGGCCACCGGGCACCCGGAGCGCGGCGAGCACCGGGAGGTGGTCCGTGGCCGCGATCAGGTCGGCGCGGGTGACGCCCGGCTGCTCCCGAGGGACCCCGCAGCCGAGGACCTCGATGCCCTTCGTGGCGAAGACGGCGTCGATACGCCGGTGGGGCCCGCTGTGCGTCCAGGTCTCCTCGCCGCCCCAGGGAGCCACCGCCCGGCAGTCCTGCAGCGTGCCGGAGAGCAGACGGAAGGCGGGGCCGTCGGGGCCCTCGTTGAGATCGCCGCCGGCCACGACGTGCTCGACGCCCATCCCGGCGAGACGGTCGAGGAGCAGGCCTGCCTGCGCGCGGCGCTCGTCCTTTTGGAGGCTGAGATGGCAGCTGAGCACACCGACGCGGACGGCGCCGAAGCGGACCACCGCCGTGGCGAGGCCGCGCCGGTGCAGGCCGGACGTGAGCGGGAGGAGGACGTCTTCGGTGCGCTCGACGGTGGCGCGCAGCGAGCAGAGGATCGCGGGGCCGGCCGCGGTGGCTCCACCGGTGAGGATGACCAGGCCGGAGGCCGCGGCGAGGCGCGCGAGCTTCTTGCGCCAGCGGAAGAATCTGGGGGCCTCTTGGACGAGGACGACGTCGGGGGCGCAGGCGGCGATCACTCTGGCGAGGGCGGCGGTGTCGTCGCGCATCGAGCGGATGTTGTAGCTCAGGACGCGGATCACGGGTGAACCGTCGGGTTCCGTGCGGGAGTTGGGGAGCAGGGGGGTTGCCATGCCGTCACTCTAGGACGCCGGGTACCGGGGCGCCCGACAGCTCGGGGCGCGGGGTTTCGTGTGCGACTGCCGGTGCGTCGTGGCGTGTCGCGCAGTTCCCCGCGCCCCTGAGATCGGCACAGTTGCCGCAGCTCGAGAAGTGACTGTCACATGATCGGGTCGGGTTCCCTGGCCAGGTCCGCCGCGCCCACCATGCCCGCCTTGTTGCCCAGCTGGGCCGCGATCACGTCGGCCACCGGGCGCCAGTTGCCGCCGACCAGCCAGCGCTTGTAGGACTTGCGGATCGGGTCCAGGACCAGCTCGCCCTCGTCGGACAGGCCGCCACCGACGATGAACGCGGACGGGTCGAACAGCGAGGCCAGGTCGGCCAGGCCCGCGCCGGCCCAGCGGGCCAGCTCGCGGTAGGAGTCGACGGCCACCGGGTCGCCCTGGCGGGCGGCCATGGAGATGTGCTTGCCCTCGATGCCCTCGGGCGTGCCGTCGCCCAGCGAGAGCAGCAGCTCCGCGTGCTCCGGGGTGGCATTGGCGCGCTGCTTGGCGTACCTCACCAGGGCCCGCCCCGAGGCGTACTGCTCCCAGCAGCCCTGCGAGCCGCAGCCGCACAGCAGGCCGTCCGGGACCATCCGGATGTGGCCGAACTCGGCGGCCACGCCGAAGTGACCGCGGCGCAGCTTGTTGCCGATGATGATGCCGCCGCCGAGGCCGGTGCCGAGCGTGATGCAGATGACGTTGCGGTGGCCCTTGCCGGCGCCGAACCTGTACTCGCCCCAGGCGGCGGCGTTGGCGTCGTTCTCGACCACGACCGGGAGGCCCACGCGGGCCTCGACCTTCTCCTTGAGCGGCTCCTGACGCCAGTCGATGTTCGGCGCGAAGTAGACCGTCGAGCGCTGGCGGTTCACATAACCGGCCGCGCCGATGCCGACACCGACGATCTCGTGCCCGGCGCGCGCGCCCTCGACGGCAGCGGCGATGGCGTCCACGATGCCCTCGGGCGTGCCCGGGGTCGGCACCTGGTGGGTCGAGAGGATGTTGCCTTCCTCGTCGACCACACCGGCCGCGATCTTGGTGCCGCCGATGTCGACGCCGATGGTGAGTCCCATGAATCCCTCAGTTTCGGTCGAGCCCCGCTACGGCCAACCGTACCCGAGGCCCTGTCGTGGGAGCGCTTCAGTCCAAGTCGATGCGCTCCCCCGGACCGGTGCCCTCACCCGGGTCCTTCCGGTCGCGCCGGTCGCCCGGGTCCTGTGCCCGCTCGCGGTTCAGGTCCTCGGCCGTGCGGGCGGTCCAGCGACCCTCCTGGCCCTGGACGGCGGAGCGGTAGGCGGCGAGCAGTTCGCCGCCGGCCGCGGCCAGGTGGTCGAAGACCTCGGGGTTGCGTTCCACGACGGGCTCGACGGCGGCCCTGGCCTGCTGGACGGCCTGCCGCACCATCTGCTGGGCGGCCGGCCCGGCGAGGCCGCCGAGGAGCGGTGACTGCAGGCCGGACAGCTTCTCGGCCACCGTGTCCACGAACTTCTTCAGCTCCTCGGCGGCCGAGCCCGGCTGCGGGCCGTTCTCGGCACGGCGGCGGGCCTTCTCGGCGGCGAGGTCCTCGGCACAGGCCGTGGCCCAGGCATCGGCATCGGTCGCCCGGCCCTGCCTCCCGTGTGCCTCTTCCTCGTACGAGTCGGATGCGGGACGGTCTTCGCTCATGGCGGACTCCTGACTACGGTTCGCCTGTACGACGTTACCCGAACGGGCGTACCCGGTTCATCGTCCCGGGACGGGCCACAGGTCCGGGTCCGGGGCGAACCGGATGCGCAGCTCACCCTCGCGCAGTCCGGCCCCGGCGACCGTGCAGCGGCGCAGGGCCGAGGGCAGCGCGACGATCCGGCGGAACGGCCCGGCGGTGATCACGAGTTCGTCGCCGCGCCGGATCAGGTCCAGCTCGTCCCGTATCGCGCCGGGCAGGGGGATGTGCCACACCAGCACGCCGTCCTCGGCGAGCCGGTCGGTGACGGGCCACCCGACCGGGGCGGGCGACGGGTTGACGGAGGGTACGGCGAGGGCGGCGAGGTCGTCGTCGCCGCGCGGGTCGCGGCCGAGGTGGGCGACGGGGTGGATGCCGTACGGCTGCTCCTGCCATTCGGCGAGGGTCTTGCGCTGCTGGGCGAGGAGCCCGGCGGGCCAGCTGTCCGGCCCGGACTCGGGCAGGGTGCGGTTGGCGATCAGGGCCTCGGTACGCAGGCCGCGCAGGGCGAGGGCGAGGCCGGCGGTGCGCACGGCGTCGGCGCCGGCCGGGCCTGGCTCTGCGACCAGGCGCACGGCGGTCGCGCGGTCGGCGAGGACGGCCTCGACGGCGGCCAGTTCGACGTCCCAGCGGGCCGCCGTCTCGTACAGCCAGTCGGCGGGCATCGGCACCCCGGCCAGCCGGCCGAGGACCGGGCGCAGGGCCCGGGCCGCCTGCCGCTCGGGCGGGAGCAGCCGGCGCAGATAACGGCGCAGTTCCTCGGGCAGGCCGAGCAGGGCCAGGGCCTGCGGGAGCGGCGGGAGGTCGACGACGAGAAGGTCGTAGCGCTCGCTGAGGGCGGCGTCCCTGAGCGCGCGCAGGAAGGACAGCTCCTCGGCGCCGGGCAGTGGGGTGACCTCCTCCGCGTCCAGGCGGGAGGCGCCGAGCAGGTCGAGGACGTTCGCGGCGCGGGACTGGAAGGCGGTGAGGTCCGTGCGGAAGCGGTCGGCCGCGTCGGGCCGCCAGGTGCTGAGGTTCGGTGCGGCTTCCCTGGCCGCCGGCCCGGTCGCGGAGCCCAGGGCCGCGCCGGGGGTGTCGGTGCGGTCGGCGCTCAGCAGGAGGGTTCTGGTGCCCTCGCGGGCGGCGGTGAGCGCAGTCGCGGCGGCGATCGTGGTACGACCGCTGCCGCCGGGGCCCGTGATCAGGATGGTGCGCATGAGGGTGAACGGTACCGTCGCGCACGGGGGACGGGCGGGGGCGATTACTTCTCCCCGGACTCCACCCTCTTCTTGAGACCGGCCAGCGCCCGGTCGATGATGACCTTCTCCGCCTTGCGCTTGATCATGCCGAGCATGGGGATCTTGACGTCGACGGTGAGCCGGTAGGTGACCTCGGTGGCGTCCCGGCCGGCCGGCTTCAGAAGGTAGGAGCCGTCGAGGGAGCGGAGCATCTGGGACTTCACCAGGCTCCAGGAGACCTCGTTCGCGCCGGTCCAGGTGTAGGCGAGGGTCTGGTCGTCCTTGATGGCGCCGGCGTCCATCACGAGGCGGACCTGCTCGGCGCGGCCCTGGGTGTCGGTCGCGAGGACCTCCGCCTCCTTCACCTCGCCGGTCCAGTCCGGGTAGCGCGTGAAGTCGGCGATCACCGCCATGACGTCGGCCGGTGCCGCCTCGATCGTGATGCTCGAGCTGGTGTGTTCCGCCATCGCCGTGGCTCCTCCAGATGCGGGCCGTACTGGGGTCTTCGTGCGCACGTGTGTGCAGCGTGAAGGCTACCGCGCCGCCGGACTGCCGCCTTCACCGCATGTCCCGTCGATCACCATTCGAGCGCCCACGGCCTGCCGGTCCCCGCGAAGTGGCCCACGTTCACGCACTCGGTCGCGCCGATCCGCATCCGGCGCGCGAGCGGCTGGTGCACATGCCCGAAGAGCGAATAGCGGGGTTTCGTACGGCGGATGGCGTGCAGCAGGGCGCGGCTGCCGCGTTCGAAACGGCGGGCGACGGTGTCGTAGACCAGCTCGGGGACCTCCGGCGGGATGTGCGTGCACAGCACGTCGACCTCGCCGACCGCCTCGATCTTCGCCGCGTACTCCTCGTCGTCGATCTCGTACGGCGTGCGCATGGGCGTCCTCAGGCCGCCGCCGACGAAGCCGAAGACACGGCCGCCGATCTCCACCCGCTCGCCGTCGAGGACGGTGGTGCCGGGCCGGGCGTACTCCCGCCACAGAGGCGGCATGTCGACATTTCCGTAGGTGGCGTACGTCGGGGTGGGGAAGGCGGCGAACATCTCGGCGTACTGCTTGCGTACGGCCTTCTCGATGGCGGCGGCCCGGTCGGCACCGATGCCGGCCCACAGGCGGGCGCCGAACTCCCGGGCGTCCTCGAAGCGGCGCGCGGTGCGCAGCTCGACGATGCGGTCGGCGTTCTCCTCGCCGAACAGGTCCGGGAAGATGCCGCGCGAGTGGTCGGCGTAGTCGAGGAAGAGGACGAGGTCGCCCAGGCAGATCAGGGCGTCGGCACCCTCGCCGACCCGGGCCAGGTCCCGGGCGTTGCCGTGCACGTCGCTGATCACATGGATGCGCGTACCGCGTGTCCGCCGGTTCTCGGCGGTTCGGTTTCCGGCTGTCCGGTCCCCGGACGGTGTGGATGCCATGGCGATCAAGCGTAGGCCTGTGCGATGTGCGTGAACAGTGTCCGGCCGGCCTGCGGTTACTCGCCGGTCGGTTCAGCCGTGGACTACTGTGCGCGAAGGAACGCCAACGTGTGTGACGCAGCGAACATCTCGGCCGGACCCCCTGTCGGGAACGCCATACCGGCGGGTAACGTCCGGGCCGTCCAGTCGTGCTCTGGCTTTCAACCACCGAAGACCCGAGCACCAGCCCGAGCCTTGGACCGCACCGTCGCATCACACAGTGTCGTGGCGCCGGCGCCCTATGAGGAGCAGCAGTCTTGCGCGAGTTCAGCCTTCCGGCTTTGTACGAGGTCCCTGCGGACGGCAATTTGACCGACATCGTCCGCAGAAACGCCGCGCAGCATCCTGACGTCGCCGTCATCGCCCGTAAGGTCGCGGGCGCCTGGCAGGACGTGACGGCACGGCAGTTCCTGGCCGAGGTGCACACCGCCGCCAAGGGCCTCATCGCCGCCGGGGTGCAGCCGGGCGACCGGGTGGGCCTGATGTCCCGCACCCGCTACGAGTGGACCCTGCTGGACTTCGCGATCTGGAGCGCGGGCGCGGTCACCGTGCCGGTGTACGAGACCAGCTCGCCGGAGCAGGTGCAGTGGATCCTGTCCGACTCGGGCGCGACGGCGTGCGTCGTGGAGCTGGACGGGCACGCGGCGGCCGTGGAGTCGGTGCGCGAGTCGCTGCCCGCCCTCAAGCACGTCTGGCAGATCGAGGCCGGAGGCATGGACGAGCTGGGCCGGCTCGGGCAGGACGTCTCGGACCAGACGGTGGAGGAGCGCTCCTCGCTCGCCCGGGCCGACGACCCGGCGACCATCGTGTACACGAGCGGGACGACCGGCCGCCCCAAGGGCTGTGTCCTCACCCACCGCAGCTTCTTCGCCGAGTGCGGCAACATCGTGGAGCGGCTGCGCCCGCTGTTCCGCACCGGCGAGTGCTCGGTGCTGCTCTTCCTGCCGCTCGCGCACGTCTTCGGCCGGCTCGTGCAGATCGCCCCGATGATGGCGCCGATCAAGCTGGGCTGCGTCCCCGACATCAAGCACCTCACCGACGAGCTGGCCGCCTTCCGGCCGACGCTGGTCCTCGGTGTCCCGCGCGTCTTCGAGAAGGTCTACAACTCGGCGCGCGCCAAGGCTCAGGCGGACGGCAAGGGCGCGATCTTCGACAAGGCGGCGGACACCGCGATCGCGTACAGCAAGGCACTGGACAGCGCCTCGGGCCCGTCGTTCGGCCTGAAGGTCAAGCACAAGGTCTTCGACAAGCTGGTCTACAGCAAGCTGCGCGCGGTGCTCGGCGGCCGGGGCGAGTACGCCATCTCCGGCGGTGCCCCGCTGGGCGAGCGGCTCGGCCACTTCTTCCGCGGCATCGGCTTCACGGTGCTGGAGGGCTACGGCCTGACCGAGTCCTGCGCGGCGACGGCGTTCAACCCGTGGGACCGGCAGAAGATCGGCACGGTCGGTCAGCCGCTGCCCGGCTCGGTGATCCGGATAGCGGACGACGGCGAGGTGCTGCTGCACGGCGAGCACCTGTTCAAGGAGTACTGGAACAACCCGGGCGCGACCGCTGAGGCGCTGGCCGACGGCTGGTTCCACACCGGTGACATCGGCACCCTGGACGAGGACGGCTACCTCAGGATCACCGGCCGGAAGAAGGAGATCATCGTCACCGCGGGCGGCAAGAACGTCGCTCCGGCCGTGATCGAGGACAGGATCCGGGCGCACGCGCTGGTCGCGGAGTGCATGGTGGTCGGCGACGGGCGGCCGTTCGTGGGCGCGCTGGTCACCATCGACGAGGAGTTCCTGGGCCGTTGGGCCGAGGAGCACGGCAAGCCGGCGGGTTCCACCGCGGCGTCGCTGAAGGACGACCCGGACCTGATCGCGGCGGTCCAGTCGGCCGTCGACGACGGCAACGCCGCGGTGTCGAAGGCGGAATC
This region includes:
- a CDS encoding ROK family glucokinase, with product MGLTIGVDIGGTKIAAGVVDEEGNILSTHQVPTPGTPEGIVDAIAAAVEGARAGHEIVGVGIGAAGYVNRQRSTVYFAPNIDWRQEPLKEKVEARVGLPVVVENDANAAAWGEYRFGAGKGHRNVICITLGTGLGGGIIIGNKLRRGHFGVAAEFGHIRMVPDGLLCGCGSQGCWEQYASGRALVRYAKQRANATPEHAELLLSLGDGTPEGIEGKHISMAARQGDPVAVDSYRELARWAGAGLADLASLFDPSAFIVGGGLSDEGELVLDPIRKSYKRWLVGGNWRPVADVIAAQLGNKAGMVGAADLAREPDPIM
- a CDS encoding DUF5304 domain-containing protein — encoded protein: MSEDRPASDSYEEEAHGRQGRATDADAWATACAEDLAAEKARRRAENGPQPGSAAEELKKFVDTVAEKLSGLQSPLLGGLAGPAAQQMVRQAVQQARAAVEPVVERNPEVFDHLAAAGGELLAAYRSAVQGQEGRWTARTAEDLNRERAQDPGDRRDRKDPGEGTGPGERIDLD
- a CDS encoding ArsA family ATPase; the protein is MRTILITGPGGSGRTTIAAATALTAAREGTRTLLLSADRTDTPGAALGSATGPAAREAAPNLSTWRPDAADRFRTDLTAFQSRAANVLDLLGASRLDAEEVTPLPGAEELSFLRALRDAALSERYDLLVVDLPPLPQALALLGLPEELRRYLRRLLPPERQAARALRPVLGRLAGVPMPADWLYETAARWDVELAAVEAVLADRATAVRLVAEPGPAGADAVRTAGLALALRGLRTEALIANRTLPESGPDSWPAGLLAQQRKTLAEWQEQPYGIHPVAHLGRDPRGDDDLAALAVPSVNPSPAPVGWPVTDRLAEDGVLVWHIPLPGAIRDELDLIRRGDELVITAGPFRRIVALPSALRRCTVAGAGLREGELRIRFAPDPDLWPVPGR
- a CDS encoding SRPBCC family protein yields the protein MAEHTSSSITIEAAPADVMAVIADFTRYPDWTGEVKEAEVLATDTQGRAEQVRLVMDAGAIKDDQTLAYTWTGANEVSWSLVKSQMLRSLDGSYLLKPAGRDATEVTYRLTVDVKIPMLGMIKRKAEKVIIDRALAGLKKRVESGEK
- a CDS encoding metallophosphoesterase family protein, with translation MASTPSGDRTAGNRTAENRRTRGTRIHVISDVHGNARDLARVGEGADALICLGDLVLFLDYADHSRGIFPDLFGEENADRIVELRTARRFEDAREFGARLWAGIGADRAAAIEKAVRKQYAEMFAAFPTPTYATYGNVDMPPLWREYARPGTTVLDGERVEIGGRVFGFVGGGLRTPMRTPYEIDDEEYAAKIEAVGEVDVLCTHIPPEVPELVYDTVARRFERGSRALLHAIRRTKPRYSLFGHVHQPLARRMRIGATECVNVGHFAGTGRPWALEW
- a CDS encoding AMP-dependent synthetase/ligase, coding for MREFSLPALYEVPADGNLTDIVRRNAAQHPDVAVIARKVAGAWQDVTARQFLAEVHTAAKGLIAAGVQPGDRVGLMSRTRYEWTLLDFAIWSAGAVTVPVYETSSPEQVQWILSDSGATACVVELDGHAAAVESVRESLPALKHVWQIEAGGMDELGRLGQDVSDQTVEERSSLARADDPATIVYTSGTTGRPKGCVLTHRSFFAECGNIVERLRPLFRTGECSVLLFLPLAHVFGRLVQIAPMMAPIKLGCVPDIKHLTDELAAFRPTLVLGVPRVFEKVYNSARAKAQADGKGAIFDKAADTAIAYSKALDSASGPSFGLKVKHKVFDKLVYSKLRAVLGGRGEYAISGGAPLGERLGHFFRGIGFTVLEGYGLTESCAATAFNPWDRQKIGTVGQPLPGSVIRIADDGEVLLHGEHLFKEYWNNPGATAEALADGWFHTGDIGTLDEDGYLRITGRKKEIIVTAGGKNVAPAVIEDRIRAHALVAECMVVGDGRPFVGALVTIDEEFLGRWAEEHGKPAGSTAASLKDDPDLIAAVQSAVDDGNAAVSKAESVRKFRILSSQFTEESGYLTPSLKLKRNVVAKDYAAEIEAIYAK